From a single Deltaproteobacteria bacterium HGW-Deltaproteobacteria-6 genomic region:
- the truA gene encoding tRNA pseudouridine(38-40) synthase TruA, with amino-acid sequence MQVNKYKIVLEYDGTNYSGWQAQKNAKSIQGTLIDAAQKFLNIPSVTHAPSKAYRGKEEARSHARDRHPADKPPDAHWLDIQGAGRTDAGVHALGQVAHLECARKLNCETLRIGMNDLLPAGINLLSLENAHPRFHARHSAVSRSYLYLIAARRTAFGKKYVWWVKDKLHIGKMRQALDVFQGFHDFSSFADKRMDKDTSTQVDIESVALKEFGNLIALRVAGSHFLWKMVRRIVGMTVEAGRGNVTTRELEQMLQTFSDAPARFTAPPSGLFLEKVLYEGDKLADIQPPICLL; translated from the coding sequence ATCCAAGTGAATAAATATAAAATTGTTCTGGAATACGACGGCACCAACTACAGCGGCTGGCAGGCTCAGAAAAACGCGAAAAGCATTCAGGGCACGCTGATCGATGCCGCCCAGAAATTTCTGAACATTCCGTCTGTTACCCATGCGCCGTCAAAAGCATACCGCGGCAAGGAAGAGGCGCGCTCCCATGCGCGGGACCGGCATCCGGCGGACAAGCCACCGGATGCCCATTGGCTGGACATTCAGGGGGCGGGGCGCACCGATGCCGGTGTGCACGCGCTGGGACAGGTGGCCCATCTGGAATGCGCCCGCAAACTCAATTGCGAAACCCTGCGGATCGGGATGAACGATCTTCTCCCGGCCGGCATCAATCTTTTATCTTTAGAAAACGCCCACCCGCGCTTTCATGCCCGCCACTCAGCCGTCAGCCGCAGCTATCTGTATCTGATTGCCGCGAGGCGCACCGCCTTCGGCAAGAAATACGTCTGGTGGGTCAAAGACAAACTTCATATCGGCAAGATGCGGCAGGCCCTTGACGTTTTTCAGGGATTTCATGATTTTTCCTCTTTCGCCGACAAGAGAATGGACAAGGACACATCGACGCAGGTGGATATCGAATCCGTAGCGCTCAAGGAATTCGGCAATCTCATCGCCCTGCGCGTGGCCGGCTCTCATTTTCTGTGGAAAATGGTGCGGCGCATCGTGGGCATGACCGTTGAAGCCGGACGCGGCAATGTCACAACCAGGGAACTGGAGCAGATGCTCCAAACCTTTTCCGATGCTCCCGCCCGTTTTACCGCGCCGCCTTCCGGTCTTTTTCTGGAAAAAGTTTTATATGAGGGCGACAAACTTGCGGACATCCAGCCGCCCATTTGCTTATTGTAA
- a CDS encoding alpha/beta hydrolase: protein MRSRYCSIMKKEIPELKTQDVGGAGLPYLYYEGGPRPILFAHATGFLPWLWHPVIEEFIPDYSAWAPYICDYRSCNPHEGGLSWNVIAEDLAVFCRAQKIEKPILVGHSMGATVLTIAAAAYGLIPRGMVLIEPIFLPDEFYKMTPSVEDHPLASKSIKRLNHWQSEDEAMSYLKSRSLFSDWDEGVLQLYRQYGMEKLPEGDMQLACTPESEAAMFMGGWSRDPWPLLSRIECPVLVLEGTKSPNVGLVDIQRAVSLLPQGQYGSVVGAGHLIPMQRPAEIAGIVKDFIANLV from the coding sequence ATGCGAAGCAGATATTGTTCGATTATGAAAAAGGAAATCCCTGAGTTAAAGACGCAAGACGTAGGCGGCGCCGGGTTACCCTATCTTTATTACGAGGGCGGCCCCCGTCCGATTCTTTTTGCGCATGCCACCGGCTTTCTGCCGTGGCTCTGGCACCCGGTTATTGAAGAATTTATTCCCGACTATTCAGCCTGGGCGCCTTACATTTGCGATTATCGTTCGTGTAATCCGCACGAAGGAGGGCTAAGCTGGAATGTGATCGCCGAGGATCTTGCCGTTTTTTGCCGCGCCCAGAAAATTGAAAAACCCATACTGGTCGGGCATTCGATGGGGGCAACGGTGTTGACGATTGCCGCCGCCGCGTATGGCCTCATCCCCCGTGGCATGGTTCTTATCGAGCCGATTTTTCTCCCCGATGAATTTTATAAAATGACCCCCAGCGTCGAAGATCATCCCCTGGCTTCCAAATCAATTAAAAGACTCAACCACTGGCAAAGCGAAGATGAAGCGATGTCGTATTTGAAATCACGATCACTTTTTTCAGATTGGGATGAAGGCGTCCTGCAGTTATACAGGCAGTACGGTATGGAAAAACTGCCGGAGGGGGACATGCAGCTTGCCTGCACACCGGAAAGTGAGGCCGCCATGTTTATGGGTGGCTGGAGCAGGGACCCCTGGCCGCTTCTTTCCAGGATCGAATGTCCCGTACTGGTTCTGGAGGGCACTAAAAGTCCCAACGTCGGCCTGGTGGATATACAAAGAGCCGTTTCGCTTTTGCCGCAGGGGCAATACGGATCGGTCGTCGGGGCCGGTCATTTGATCCCCATGCAAAGACCGGCGGAAATTGCCGGGATCGTTAAAGACTTCATCGCGAATCTTGTCTGA
- a CDS encoding chromosome partitioning protein ParA, with protein sequence MPNPDIIAFCNQKGGVGKTTSALNVAVGLTLLKKKVLVIDFDPQAHLTYSLGLNAHDLKGTMYSVMKGTTPFADAIMDIKGMKVLPANLDLALMETETTALHGKETILKNRLSAVSDVQYVIIDCPPASGLLTINALVACREVYIPLQMEFLALKGMSRLLTLIEEVKKKFNKNEPAYQIIPTRYDARKRLNNAIMDKVRERFGARVFNAVIRENIAVAEAPSFGQSIFEYAPKSHGAEDYLALCKEIIRKKPAG encoded by the coding sequence ATGCCGAATCCTGACATCATTGCTTTTTGTAACCAGAAAGGAGGCGTCGGCAAGACGACTTCCGCGCTCAATGTTGCCGTCGGGCTGACCTTGCTTAAGAAAAAAGTTCTGGTGATCGATTTTGATCCGCAGGCGCATCTGACTTATTCTCTGGGCCTGAACGCCCATGATTTGAAGGGCACGATGTATTCGGTCATGAAAGGGACAACGCCTTTTGCCGACGCGATCATGGATATCAAAGGCATGAAAGTATTACCCGCTAATCTCGATCTGGCGTTAATGGAGACGGAAACAACCGCGCTCCACGGAAAGGAAACGATTCTGAAAAACAGGTTGTCGGCGGTTTCCGATGTTCAATACGTTATCATTGACTGCCCGCCGGCATCGGGGCTGCTGACCATCAACGCGCTGGTTGCCTGCCGGGAAGTCTATATTCCGCTGCAGATGGAGTTTCTGGCGCTGAAAGGTATGAGCCGGCTTTTAACGCTGATCGAGGAAGTCAAAAAGAAATTCAATAAAAACGAGCCTGCCTATCAGATCATCCCCACGCGCTACGACGCGCGAAAAAGGCTCAATAACGCCATCATGGATAAGGTTCGCGAACGGTTCGGCGCGCGGGTCTTCAATGCCGTCATCCGCGAAAACATTGCAGTGGCCGAAGCGCCCAGTTTCGGCCAATCCATTTTTGAATACGCTCCCAAAAGCCACGGCGCCGAGGACTATCTTGCCTTGTGTAAGGAAATCATCCGCAAAAAGCCGGCCGGTTAA
- a CDS encoding arginine decarboxylase, pyruvoyl-dependent: MHDFVPKKIFFTKGVGTHKDELHSFERALRNAGIEKCNLVQVSSIFPPRCKMIPKSQGLKHLVPGAITYCVMSRCCSNEPKRLLAASVGCAIPADKTSYGYISEHHAFGLTEKQTGDHAEDLAAAMLASTLGIDFNVDESWDEKKEIFKISGKIVRTLNVTQSKICMDNNYTTVVAAAVFVF; encoded by the coding sequence ATGCACGATTTTGTTCCCAAAAAGATATTTTTCACCAAAGGAGTAGGCACGCACAAGGATGAGTTGCACTCCTTTGAGCGTGCCTTACGCAATGCCGGTATCGAGAAATGTAATCTGGTTCAGGTATCCAGCATCTTTCCGCCCCGCTGTAAAATGATTCCCAAATCGCAGGGACTCAAGCATCTTGTCCCCGGCGCCATTACGTATTGCGTGATGAGCCGGTGCTGCAGCAATGAACCCAAACGGCTTCTGGCCGCGTCGGTCGGTTGCGCGATTCCCGCGGATAAGACATCCTACGGCTATATCAGTGAACATCACGCCTTTGGCCTTACCGAAAAACAAACCGGCGATCATGCCGAAGATCTGGCCGCGGCGATGCTCGCGTCCACTCTGGGTATTGATTTTAATGTGGATGAAAGCTGGGATGAGAAAAAAGAAATTTTCAAGATCAGCGGTAAGATCGTCCGGACGCTGAATGTCACCCAGTCAAAAATATGCATGGATAATAATTATACGACTGTAGTTGCCGCCGCTGTTTTCGTTTTTTAA
- a CDS encoding RNA polymerase subunit sigma-24, which translates to MSKTIEDKKMPVTDDDLEYVTACQKGDTEAFSVLVGRHSKKMLNIAYRMLGDYDEACDVTQEAFLAAFRAIGKFKEEARFSTWLYRIVVNYTKNRLKQRQSLSRHDGPSQDETADGPGNCAVCLAAASGGHPGELLERRELEAQVQKCISALAEDYREVLVMRDIQGFSYEEIQDVLRIPDGTVKSRLSRARMAMKDCLKKIMGDL; encoded by the coding sequence GAATATGTGACGGCATGCCAAAAGGGCGATACGGAGGCTTTTTCCGTGCTGGTTGGAAGGCATTCGAAGAAAATGCTGAACATCGCTTACCGGATGCTGGGCGATTATGACGAGGCCTGTGATGTCACGCAGGAGGCTTTTCTGGCTGCTTTCCGGGCCATCGGCAAGTTTAAAGAAGAAGCAAGGTTTTCCACGTGGCTGTACCGGATAGTGGTTAATTACACGAAGAACAGACTCAAACAGCGTCAGAGCCTGTCGCGGCATGACGGTCCTTCGCAAGATGAAACAGCGGATGGTCCGGGCAATTGCGCGGTTTGTCTTGCCGCGGCAAGCGGAGGCCACCCCGGCGAGCTGCTGGAGCGCCGCGAGCTTGAGGCCCAGGTGCAGAAATGCATCTCCGCGCTTGCGGAAGATTATCGGGAAGTGCTGGTGATGCGCGATATTCAGGGATTCTCCTATGAAGAGATTCAGGATGTTTTGCGGATTCCCGACGGGACCGTGAAATCCCGGCTGTCGCGCGCTCGGATGGCGATGAAAGATTGCCTTAAAAAAATCATGGGTGATTTATGA
- a CDS encoding chemotaxis protein CheW — protein sequence MAEQTKIMDQAVHAMTDKEGKYLTFNLAGEEYGIGILKVKEIIGIMPITIVPQTPKYIKGVINLRGKVIPVIDLRLKFSIAAAEFTERTCIIVVEIAAAGRTILMGIVVDSVSEVLNIKGADIEATPSFGTKLNTEYILGMAKAAGSIKILLDIDRILSIEELQAADNVAS from the coding sequence ATGGCTGAACAGACAAAAATTATGGATCAGGCAGTTCACGCAATGACGGATAAAGAAGGCAAATATCTGACTTTCAATCTCGCAGGAGAAGAATACGGCATCGGTATCCTGAAGGTGAAGGAAATTATCGGAATCATGCCGATTACCATTGTTCCGCAGACGCCTAAATACATCAAGGGCGTTATCAATCTGCGAGGCAAAGTGATTCCCGTGATTGATCTCCGGCTGAAATTTTCGATAGCCGCCGCTGAATTTACGGAAAGAACCTGCATTATCGTGGTCGAGATCGCGGCCGCAGGCCGGACGATTTTGATGGGCATTGTGGTGGATTCCGTATCGGAAGTGCTCAATATCAAAGGCGCGGATATCGAAGCGACGCCCTCTTTCGGCACCAAACTCAATACCGAATACATTCTGGGTATGGCCAAAGCAGCCGGGTCCATTAAAATCCTGCTGGATATCGATAGAATCCTGTCCATTGAAGAGTTGCAGGCTGCAGACAACGTTGCTTCCTGA